In one window of Planctomycetia bacterium DNA:
- the cysS gene encoding cysteine--tRNA ligase — MATTSAAKPSTSSPAAQFPMRVYNTLSKVKEPFETLVPGKVGIYLCGPTVYKPSHIGHMVGPIIFDAIKRYLTYVGYDVTWVVNITDVDDKLIVEAGKRGLTMAAVAEEMTADYNRNLAAMGIDTINHFPKATAHMNEIIDFTKKLIERGFAYASDGDVFFDVGKDREYGKLSGRSVEAMQGEGGGAADRKKSSADFALWKGAKPGEPSWDSPWGKGRPGWHIECSAMAGKILGESFDIHGGGLDLVFPHHENEVAQSECCHGKPLAKYWLHNGLMQASGEADKVGGGGRDRLTAPTAQATSAPGSGVPLTAEQAQQEAGKIGKSKGAQAFSELLKKFAGETIRFFILSTHYRRPIEFGDERIQEVEKGLETFYRFFDRYQRITGDDFYTLAAPAKRTDGEFTPGVDETEKAIHEHRRKFLESMDDDFNTGGAIGDLYELVRLLNRYSDVEKLESTGKTDAAKVAVLKRGATVMRELANTVGLFREKVVKPGSEGANDELVGKLMALFIEVRADARKNKNFATADGIRKGLTAIGVVLEDRPDGTLWTLQK, encoded by the coding sequence ATGGCAACAACTTCGGCCGCGAAACCGTCGACTTCGTCTCCTGCCGCTCAATTTCCGATGCGCGTTTACAACACGTTGTCGAAGGTGAAAGAGCCGTTCGAGACGCTTGTGCCCGGCAAGGTGGGCATTTATCTCTGCGGGCCGACGGTTTATAAGCCGAGTCATATCGGCCACATGGTCGGGCCGATCATCTTCGACGCCATCAAACGCTACCTCACCTACGTCGGCTACGACGTCACCTGGGTCGTCAACATCACCGACGTCGATGACAAGCTCATCGTCGAGGCGGGGAAGCGGGGCCTGACGATGGCCGCGGTCGCCGAAGAGATGACGGCCGACTACAACCGCAACCTCGCCGCGATGGGGATCGACACGATCAATCATTTCCCCAAAGCGACGGCGCACATGAACGAGATCATCGACTTCACGAAGAAGTTGATCGAGCGCGGCTTCGCTTATGCTTCGGATGGCGATGTGTTTTTCGACGTCGGCAAGGATCGGGAATACGGCAAGCTCAGCGGCCGCTCGGTCGAAGCGATGCAAGGCGAAGGAGGAGGCGCGGCGGATCGAAAGAAGTCGAGCGCCGATTTTGCCTTATGGAAAGGTGCGAAGCCGGGCGAACCTTCGTGGGACAGTCCTTGGGGCAAAGGCCGGCCGGGCTGGCACATCGAGTGCTCGGCGATGGCCGGCAAGATCCTCGGGGAATCGTTCGACATCCACGGCGGCGGGCTCGACCTCGTGTTTCCGCATCACGAAAACGAAGTCGCACAGAGCGAATGCTGCCATGGCAAGCCGCTCGCGAAATACTGGCTTCACAACGGCCTGATGCAAGCCTCGGGCGAGGCGGATAAAGTCGGCGGCGGCGGACGCGATCGACTTACCGCGCCGACCGCGCAAGCCACGAGCGCGCCGGGCTCCGGAGTTCCGCTGACGGCCGAACAGGCCCAGCAAGAAGCCGGGAAGATCGGCAAGAGCAAGGGTGCGCAAGCCTTCTCCGAACTGCTTAAGAAATTCGCCGGCGAAACGATTCGGTTCTTCATCTTGTCGACCCACTATCGCCGACCGATCGAGTTCGGCGACGAGCGGATTCAAGAAGTCGAAAAGGGATTGGAGACGTTCTATCGGTTCTTCGATCGATATCAACGCATCACCGGCGACGACTTCTACACGCTCGCCGCACCGGCGAAGCGCACCGACGGCGAGTTTACGCCCGGCGTCGACGAGACGGAGAAAGCGATCCATGAGCATCGCCGCAAGTTCCTCGAATCGATGGACGACGACTTCAACACCGGCGGCGCGATCGGCGATTTGTACGAACTCGTGCGGCTGTTGAATCGCTACAGCGACGTCGAGAAGTTGGAGTCGACGGGCAAGACCGACGCCGCGAAGGTCGCCGTCTTGAAGCGCGGAGCCACGGTGATGCGCGAACTGGCGAACACCGTCGGTCTATTCCGCGAGAAGGTCGTGAAGCCGGGGAGCGAAGGGGCCAACGACGAACTCGTCGGCAAGCTCATGGCGCTCTTTATCGAAGTGCGCGCCGACGCGCGGAAGAACAAGAACTTCGCCACCGCAGACGGCATTCGCAAAGGCCTCACCGCGATCGGCGTCGTACTCGAAGATCGACCGGACGGAACCCTTTGGACGCTGCAGAAGTAA
- a CDS encoding Holliday junction DNA helicase RuvA, producing the protein MITKITGKIVALAQDELTLAVDSYEREILVSEFTRRSLQSRLGETISLHTIEYLDGNPMQGRLTPRMIGFINVVEREFFDLFCSVDGVGVKKALRAMIRPVSEVAAAIEDQDAKVLSSLPGVGPALAERIIAKLRRKVPKFALLVARDVPGEIEGKRDVISETFEVLCGLGHSESEARRLVDGVIGTKKKFTDVQELLQIIYDKSK; encoded by the coding sequence ATGATCACGAAGATTACCGGCAAGATCGTCGCGTTGGCGCAAGATGAGCTGACCCTCGCCGTCGACTCGTATGAGCGTGAGATTCTCGTCTCCGAGTTCACGCGCCGCTCGTTGCAAAGTCGCCTCGGCGAGACGATCAGCCTGCATACGATCGAGTATCTCGACGGCAATCCGATGCAAGGCCGGCTCACGCCTCGCATGATTGGGTTTATCAACGTCGTCGAGCGCGAGTTCTTCGATCTGTTTTGCTCGGTCGACGGGGTCGGCGTGAAGAAGGCGCTCCGAGCGATGATCCGCCCGGTCAGCGAAGTCGCCGCGGCGATCGAAGATCAAGATGCGAAAGTCTTGTCGTCGCTGCCGGGCGTCGGGCCTGCGCTCGCCGAGCGCATCATTGCGAAACTCCGCCGCAAGGTTCCGAAGTTCGCGCTGCTCGTCGCGCGCGATGTGCCCGGCGAAATCGAAGGGAAGCGCGACGTCATCAGCGAGACGTTCGAAGTCCTCTGCGGCCTCGGACACTCCGAGAGCGAAGCCCGGCGCTTGGTCGACGGCGTCATCGGCACCAAAAAGAAGTTCACCGACGTGCAGGAACTGCTGCAGATTATTTACGACAAAAGCAAGTAA
- a CDS encoding BON domain-containing protein, producing MVDSQLVDRAQSALATSPHLSRRHFKLEARAGKLIVRGTVDSYYQKQMAQEALRKVDGVETIENHLQVHWK from the coding sequence ATGGTCGATTCCCAATTGGTCGATCGCGCACAGTCGGCACTCGCCACGAGCCCTCACCTAAGCCGTCGCCATTTCAAGCTCGAAGCCCGAGCCGGCAAACTGATCGTGCGCGGCACGGTCGACTCGTACTATCAAAAGCAAATGGCGCAGGAAGCCTTGCGCAAAGTCGACGGCGTAGAGACGATCGAGAACCATCTCCAAGTTCATTGGAAGTAG
- the ispF gene encoding 2-C-methyl-D-erythritol 2,4-cyclodiphosphate synthase yields MDVPALWDSAGSVKISPPAVEVDVATEESSKAASRSRTRRTRTTLAVRIGIGHDTHRLAPGLPLKIGGIEIPFELGLVGHSDADVLLHAVTDALLGAASLGDIGEMFSDRAPENRGRDSGEMLRLAVERVTAAGYQVVNVDCIVFAQLPKLSPYKDAIRRRIGELIGVGPECVGVKAKTGEHVGPVGRQEAIVAECVALIEKTN; encoded by the coding sequence ATGGACGTGCCGGCGTTGTGGGATTCGGCAGGTTCCGTTAAAATTTCGCCGCCGGCAGTAGAAGTCGACGTCGCCACGGAGGAGTCGTCGAAGGCCGCCAGTCGATCGCGCACACGGAGGACTCGTACCACGCTCGCCGTCAGAATCGGGATCGGACACGATACCCATCGCCTAGCACCGGGTCTGCCGCTGAAGATCGGCGGCATCGAGATCCCGTTCGAGCTTGGATTGGTCGGACATAGCGACGCCGATGTGTTGCTGCATGCCGTCACCGATGCGTTGCTCGGCGCGGCTTCGCTCGGCGATATCGGCGAGATGTTCTCCGATCGGGCACCCGAGAACCGTGGGCGCGACTCGGGCGAGATGCTTCGCTTGGCCGTTGAGCGGGTCACCGCAGCCGGCTACCAAGTGGTCAACGTCGATTGCATCGTGTTTGCGCAGTTGCCGAAGTTGTCGCCATATAAAGATGCGATCCGGCGACGGATCGGCGAACTGATCGGAGTCGGGCCGGAGTGCGTCGGCGTGAAAGCGAAGACGGGCGAGCATGTCGGTCCGGTCGGTCGGCAAGAAGCGATCGTGGCCGAGTGCGTGGCGCTGATTGAAAAAACAAATTAG
- the serA gene encoding phosphoglycerate dehydrogenase, giving the protein MPRIIVLDKLADEGLEILKNAPGIEYEVRFAADGTGLKGEELRKALNEFDGAIIRSGVKITAEALAGNTRLKAIVRAGVGTDNIDSVAAKRLGIVVMNTPAGNTISTAEHAIALMLALSRNIAPAYQSLIEGRWDRNKYMGTQLAGKTIGIIGLGRIGLTVAARARALEMRILGYDPFMTKERATELGVELYTNVPDMLPHCDYITVHTPGGNETKGIIGKKELPLLKKGVRLINGARGGIYEEDALVEGLKSGQIAGVALDVFVTEPCKQHPLFGMPGVLCTPHLGASTEEAQTQVAVEGCHLLIDYLTTGAIRCAVNMSTIDPAKLDAVRDYLNLGYRLGILLAQMVDKPAKACKLTYRGDVAAKETKLITSAFAAGLLEHAMDNQANIVNADVLLKERGIELLEQTRTDMGAFSSVIIAELTTEDGTSKVAATVFGQGMARLVQLGDFRLESYLDGVLFIFKHKDLPGIIGSVGMVFGRHGVNIGQMTVGRETPGGEAVGILNLDSPPNEAALKEVAALPAITSVRVIQLPPAGHLPSWLQGTSAG; this is encoded by the coding sequence AGATCCTCAAGAACGCACCCGGCATCGAATATGAAGTTCGCTTCGCCGCCGACGGCACTGGGCTCAAGGGAGAGGAACTCCGCAAAGCGCTCAACGAGTTCGACGGCGCGATCATCCGGAGCGGCGTGAAGATCACAGCGGAAGCGCTCGCCGGCAATACGCGGCTCAAAGCGATCGTCCGAGCGGGAGTCGGCACGGACAACATCGACAGCGTCGCCGCGAAACGTCTCGGCATCGTCGTGATGAACACGCCGGCCGGCAACACGATCAGCACGGCCGAGCACGCGATCGCACTGATGCTGGCCCTCTCGCGCAACATCGCTCCCGCCTACCAAAGCCTGATCGAAGGACGCTGGGACCGCAACAAGTACATGGGTACGCAACTCGCCGGCAAGACGATCGGCATCATCGGCCTCGGGCGGATCGGGCTGACGGTCGCCGCGCGGGCCCGCGCCCTTGAGATGCGCATTCTCGGCTACGATCCGTTTATGACGAAAGAGCGCGCCACCGAGCTCGGCGTCGAGCTCTATACGAACGTCCCCGACATGCTCCCCCATTGCGATTACATCACGGTGCATACCCCCGGCGGCAATGAAACCAAGGGGATCATCGGCAAGAAGGAACTTCCGCTGCTTAAGAAAGGGGTGCGGCTTATTAATGGTGCCCGCGGCGGCATCTATGAAGAAGATGCGCTCGTCGAAGGGCTCAAGAGCGGGCAGATCGCCGGCGTCGCGCTCGACGTCTTCGTTACCGAGCCGTGCAAGCAACATCCGCTGTTCGGCATGCCGGGCGTTCTCTGCACGCCGCATCTCGGCGCAAGCACCGAAGAGGCGCAAACGCAAGTTGCCGTCGAAGGCTGTCATTTGCTGATCGACTATCTCACGACCGGCGCAATCCGCTGCGCGGTGAATATGTCGACGATCGATCCGGCGAAGCTCGACGCGGTGCGCGATTACCTGAACCTCGGCTATCGGCTCGGCATCTTGCTCGCGCAAATGGTCGATAAACCGGCCAAAGCCTGCAAGCTCACCTATCGGGGCGACGTCGCCGCGAAGGAAACGAAGCTCATCACGTCGGCCTTCGCTGCCGGCTTGCTCGAGCATGCGATGGACAACCAAGCCAACATCGTCAATGCCGACGTGCTACTCAAAGAGCGCGGCATCGAACTCCTCGAACAAACCCGCACCGACATGGGAGCGTTCAGCTCCGTGATCATCGCGGAACTGACGACCGAAGACGGCACTTCCAAAGTCGCCGCCACCGTGTTCGGCCAGGGAATGGCCCGACTCGTCCAACTCGGCGACTTCCGGCTCGAGTCGTACCTCGACGGCGTGCTATTCATCTTCAAGCATAAAGATCTGCCGGGCATCATCGGCTCCGTCGGCATGGTGTTCGGGCGCCACGGCGTGAACATCGGCCAGATGACGGTCGGTCGCGAAACGCCGGGCGGGGAAGCGGTCGGCATCCTCAACCTCGACAGCCCGCCGAACGAAGCGGCGCTGAAGGAAGTCGCCGCGCTGCCGGCCATTACGAGCGTCCGAGTAATCCAACTTCCTCCCGCCGGACATCTGCCGAGCTGGCTGCAAGGAACGAGCGCAGGCTAA
- the ruvB gene encoding Holliday junction branch migration DNA helicase RuvB, which produces MVREPIVSTPSELPEDEDRALRPQRIRDMVGQGEVTARLDIALDAARKREETLGHMLFDGPPGLGKTTLAMAIPREMGVSVQIASGAALQAPKDLIPYLTNAEANSVIFIDEIHRLPKIVEEFLYPAMEDFRIDITLGDGVNARTLNMQLKPFTLIGATTRAGMISAPLRDRFVMREHLEFYTVDELAEIVRRNARKLGTEIADEACREIATRSRSTPRLANNRLRWVRDYATSKSDGRVTLPLADAALKMQGIDVLGLDGQDRKYLETIIRTFNGGPVGVEAVAHTMNLPPDTLVDEVEPFLLRAGLVIRTPRGRRVTSACYDHLGLAMPEDFGQSQLF; this is translated from the coding sequence ATGGTTCGTGAACCGATCGTCAGTACGCCGTCGGAATTGCCCGAAGACGAAGATCGCGCGCTTCGACCGCAGCGGATTCGCGATATGGTCGGGCAAGGCGAAGTGACGGCTCGACTCGATATCGCTCTGGATGCCGCGCGGAAGCGCGAAGAGACGCTCGGCCACATGCTCTTCGACGGCCCTCCCGGCCTCGGCAAGACGACCCTCGCGATGGCGATTCCTCGCGAGATGGGGGTCAGCGTGCAGATCGCGAGCGGCGCGGCCTTGCAAGCGCCGAAGGATCTCATTCCCTATCTGACGAATGCCGAGGCGAATTCCGTGATCTTCATCGATGAGATTCATCGGCTGCCGAAGATCGTCGAGGAGTTTCTGTATCCGGCGATGGAAGACTTTCGGATCGATATCACGCTCGGCGACGGCGTGAATGCCCGCACGTTGAACATGCAACTGAAGCCGTTCACGTTGATCGGTGCCACGACCCGCGCCGGCATGATCTCGGCTCCGCTGCGCGACCGGTTCGTGATGCGCGAGCATCTGGAGTTTTACACGGTCGACGAACTCGCCGAGATCGTCCGCCGCAATGCCCGGAAGCTCGGCACCGAGATCGCCGATGAAGCGTGCCGCGAGATTGCGACCCGCAGCCGGAGCACTCCCCGGCTGGCGAACAATCGCCTCCGTTGGGTGCGCGACTATGCGACGAGCAAGTCCGACGGTCGCGTGACGTTGCCGCTGGCCGACGCTGCGCTGAAGATGCAAGGAATCGATGTACTTGGTCTCGATGGTCAAGATCGCAAATACTTAGAGACGATCATTCGCACCTTCAACGGCGGGCCGGTCGGCGTCGAGGCCGTAGCCCATACGATGAATCTGCCCCCGGATACGCTCGTCGACGAGGTCGAGCCGTTTCTATTACGGGCGGGCTTGGTAATCCGCACTCCGCGCGGCCGGCGCGTCACTTCGGCCTGTTACGACCATCTCGGCCTCGCGATGCCCGAGGATTTCGGGCAATCGCAGCTATTTTAA
- the ruvC gene encoding crossover junction endodeoxyribonuclease RuvC: MPSVLGIDPGLNITGYAVLEAAAGGPIVREAGVVRGKTKDSLTARLHEIHTGVAEVIEAFKPSVVAIEQLYSHYERPRTAILMGHARGVICLAATMVGIPVVHYSATQVKKLLTGNGHASKVQVQHAVKFELKLATLPEPSDVSDALAIALCHYYLNREWAALARHAPQVRKTS, translated from the coding sequence ATGCCTTCCGTGCTCGGTATCGATCCTGGTTTGAACATTACCGGTTATGCCGTGCTGGAAGCGGCGGCGGGTGGGCCGATCGTGCGGGAGGCCGGCGTCGTGCGCGGTAAGACGAAGGATTCGCTCACGGCTCGGCTGCATGAAATTCATACCGGCGTGGCCGAGGTCATCGAGGCGTTCAAGCCGTCGGTCGTCGCGATCGAGCAGTTGTACTCGCACTACGAACGGCCGCGCACCGCGATTTTGATGGGACACGCGCGAGGCGTGATTTGCCTTGCCGCGACGATGGTCGGAATTCCCGTCGTCCACTACAGCGCCACGCAAGTGAAGAAGTTGCTCACCGGCAATGGGCACGCATCGAAGGTGCAAGTGCAGCATGCCGTGAAGTTCGAACTCAAGCTCGCGACGCTGCCCGAGCCTTCGGACGTAAGCGATGCGCTGGCGATCGCCCTATGTCATTATTATTTGAACCGTGAATGGGCCGCCTTGGCCCGGCATGCTCCGCAAGTACGAAAGACTTCATGA
- a CDS encoding STAS domain-containing protein, translated as MSAGWVLDVERGPDWLIVTLHCDHDNEWDCPPLAETIWSLLQQHFTYRAVLDLSQIPLLHSAIVGQLVYLQKRVCTHDGVLRICGLSERNHDVLRSCRLDGFLPHYLDRSDAVTGSAAPSKPR; from the coding sequence ATGTCGGCAGGATGGGTTCTCGATGTCGAACGTGGGCCCGATTGGCTCATCGTCACGCTGCATTGCGACCACGACAACGAATGGGATTGTCCCCCGCTCGCGGAAACGATCTGGAGTTTGCTCCAGCAGCACTTCACCTATCGGGCCGTGCTCGATCTAAGCCAGATCCCGTTGTTGCATTCGGCGATCGTCGGGCAACTCGTCTATCTCCAGAAGCGCGTTTGCACGCATGACGGCGTACTGCGCATCTGCGGACTCAGCGAACGCAATCACGATGTACTCCGCAGTTGCCGCCTCGACGGCTTCTTGCCGCATTATCTAGATCGCAGCGATGCCGTGACGGGAAGTGCCGCACCGTCGAAGCCGCGGTAG